The following proteins come from a genomic window of Ictalurus furcatus strain D&B chromosome 26, Billie_1.0, whole genome shotgun sequence:
- the si:dkey-1h24.6 gene encoding uncharacterized protein si:dkey-1h24.6 isoform X2 produces the protein MKTSWLLATLLPLFLFSCALPEKQCQWQDNVPKIQRVTVHSNVSVPCPMFTAVEMTFKLHKGQNITATVKYVNASHKSSPEPLGSTMYHSVKDDNTTHFLLYNVTMDAMALYTCTAEKSYPPPMVTIQEEPQTIVIVENHGCVQNSQRMDPSANHLPLWFRLKREDMSTHDYMNMKPRTRRKKQGIHHPTHHSWYNDTTNGTAVSKKLPTKGTSV, from the exons ATGAAGACTTCCTGGCTTTTGGCGACCCTTCTGCCCCTTTTCCTCTTCAGCTGTGCCCTCCCTGAGAAACAGTGCCAGTGGCAAG ACAATGTCCCAAAAATTCAGCGTGTAACAGTCCACAGCAATGTCTCCGTGCCCTGTCCCATGTTTACAGCTGTGGAGATGACGTTCAAGTTGCACAAGGGACAAAATATTACTGCCACCGTCAAGTATGTGAATGCCTCACATAAGAGCAGCCCAGAACCCCTAGGCAGCACAATGTATCACTCTGTAAAAGATGACAACACCACTCATTTTCTCCTTTACAATGTGACTATGGATGCAATGGCCTTGTACACATGCACGGCTGAAAAGTCCTACCCCCCTCCCATGGTCACCATACAAGAGGAACCTCAGACCATCGTGATCGTTGAAA ACCATGGGTGTGTGCAGAACAGCCAAAGAATGGATCCTTCTGCCAATCATCTGCCCCTATGG TTCCGTCTGAAAAGAGAGGACATGTCCACACATGACTACATGAACATGAAGCCACGAACACGGAGGAAGAAGCAAGGCATCCATCACCCAACACACCACAGCTGGTACAACGACACCACCAATGGCACAGCAGTCAGCAAGAAGCTTCCAACTAAAGGAACATCTGTTTAA
- the si:dkey-1h24.6 gene encoding T-cell-specific surface glycoprotein CD28 isoform X1, giving the protein MKTSWLLATLLPLFLFSCALPEKQCQWQDNVPKIQRVTVHSNVSVPCPMFTAVEMTFKLHKGQNITATVKYVNASHKSSPEPLGSTMYHSVKDDNTTHFLLYNVTMDAMALYTCTAEKSYPPPMVTIQEEPQTIVIVENHGCVQNSQRMDPSANHLPLWVGFGILSVYCLIITCIALSLRFRLKREDMSTHDYMNMKPRTRRKKQGIHHPTHHSWYNDTTNGTAVSKKLPTKGTSV; this is encoded by the exons ATGAAGACTTCCTGGCTTTTGGCGACCCTTCTGCCCCTTTTCCTCTTCAGCTGTGCCCTCCCTGAGAAACAGTGCCAGTGGCAAG ACAATGTCCCAAAAATTCAGCGTGTAACAGTCCACAGCAATGTCTCCGTGCCCTGTCCCATGTTTACAGCTGTGGAGATGACGTTCAAGTTGCACAAGGGACAAAATATTACTGCCACCGTCAAGTATGTGAATGCCTCACATAAGAGCAGCCCAGAACCCCTAGGCAGCACAATGTATCACTCTGTAAAAGATGACAACACCACTCATTTTCTCCTTTACAATGTGACTATGGATGCAATGGCCTTGTACACATGCACGGCTGAAAAGTCCTACCCCCCTCCCATGGTCACCATACAAGAGGAACCTCAGACCATCGTGATCGTTGAAA ACCATGGGTGTGTGCAGAACAGCCAAAGAATGGATCCTTCTGCCAATCATCTGCCCCTATGGGTAGGGTTCGGGATTCTGAGTGTATATTGCCTGATTATCACATGCATTGCATTATCACTGAGA TTCCGTCTGAAAAGAGAGGACATGTCCACACATGACTACATGAACATGAAGCCACGAACACGGAGGAAGAAGCAAGGCATCCATCACCCAACACACCACAGCTGGTACAACGACACCACCAATGGCACAGCAGTCAGCAAGAAGCTTCCAACTAAAGGAACATCTGTTTAA